One genomic region from Nitrososphaerota archaeon encodes:
- a CDS encoding isoprenylcysteine carboxylmethyltransferase family protein, with translation MSVDRRKLSFREDWPTIPYVILILVGIAVSAYDLVVLQGLRIRSYPVTLGGVAMLMLGGSIREISRITLRRAGFGLVNSARLRVMEKQKLVTTGIYLRIRHPLYLGEIIRNTGFAFAACSLYGLIPVLIGNALLLFRIGIEERMLLEEFGVEYEEYMRRTKKLVPHIY, from the coding sequence ATGAGTGTAGATCGTCGCAAGCTTAGCTTTAGAGAAGACTGGCCCACTATACCTTACGTCATCCTCATTCTTGTTGGCATAGCTGTGTCGGCGTACGACCTCGTAGTTCTTCAGGGTCTGCGTATCCGGTCTTATCCGGTAACTTTAGGGGGTGTTGCAATGTTGATGCTTGGAGGCTCTATAAGGGAGATTAGCAGAATTACGCTGAGGAGAGCGGGCTTCGGACTTGTAAACAGTGCGCGTCTCCGTGTTATGGAGAAGCAGAAGCTTGTCACTACCGGTATCTATCTGCGCATCAGGCATCCTCTCTACTTGGGAGAAATAATTCGAAACACAGGCTTCGCTTTTGCCGCATGCAGCCTGTATGGTTTGATACCGGTACTCATAGGTAACGCGTTGCTGCTCTTTAGAATAGGCATAGAGGAGAGAATGCTTCTGGAAGAATTCGGGGTGGAGTACGAGGAGTATATGCGGAGAACCAAGAAACTTGTACCTCACATTTACTAG